From the Arthrobacter sp. PM3 genome, one window contains:
- a CDS encoding amidohydrolase, protein MTASPAAPRNVTLYRNGSVYTAADPFATAMLVDGDTVAWVGSEQAATSIADASMTVIDLQGALLAPGFVDSHVHLTETGIALDSLQLAGVRSAAELLDAVAASSGPASGAGGTVLGHGWDETAWADPTLPTRDEIDRAAGGRPVYLSRVDAHSALVSGSLAAKAGLKGLDGYGTGSQVKRSAHTAARLAARRLPADILRGYQQRALAEAAANGYVALAEMAAPHIGSVEDLQLAAAWNDTGTDGAKVPEVLPYWGELATSTEHARSLLDGLGVPVLGLAGDLTLDGSIGSRTASLRADYTDAPGERGSLYISVADAAAHLAACSLLGIQAGFHVIGDAGLDAALDALDLAAAEVGEQRVRAAGHRFEHVELADPDAISRLARYSVTVSAQPVFDALWGGGSSLYQQRLGDRRQGMNPFASFYAAGVPICFGSDSPVTPLRPWSSVRACLEHTSPAEQISARAAFLGHTRAGWRAARYRNPIAGQLVPGAPATFAVWEVEELMVQVADGRVQSWSTDPRARTPLLPALDTGTDPVCLQTVRDGRELYTNGALGA, encoded by the coding sequence ATGACCGCTTCACCTGCCGCACCCCGTAACGTCACGCTGTACCGCAACGGTTCCGTCTACACTGCCGCCGATCCGTTTGCCACCGCCATGCTGGTCGACGGCGACACGGTCGCCTGGGTCGGGTCCGAGCAGGCCGCCACCTCCATCGCTGACGCGTCCATGACGGTGATCGACCTGCAGGGCGCGCTGCTGGCCCCCGGCTTCGTCGATTCGCACGTCCACCTGACCGAAACCGGGATCGCCCTGGATTCGCTGCAGCTGGCGGGCGTGCGCTCGGCCGCTGAACTACTCGACGCCGTCGCTGCTTCCAGCGGACCGGCATCCGGTGCGGGAGGAACCGTGCTGGGGCACGGCTGGGACGAGACCGCCTGGGCGGATCCCACCCTCCCGACGCGGGACGAAATCGATCGCGCAGCCGGCGGCCGCCCCGTCTACCTGTCCCGGGTGGATGCCCACTCGGCCCTGGTCTCGGGCTCCTTGGCGGCAAAAGCGGGATTGAAAGGCCTGGACGGCTACGGCACGGGCAGCCAGGTCAAACGCAGCGCGCACACCGCCGCCCGGCTCGCGGCCCGCCGGCTGCCGGCCGACATCCTGCGCGGCTACCAGCAGCGGGCCCTCGCCGAAGCGGCCGCCAACGGCTACGTTGCCCTCGCCGAAATGGCGGCGCCGCACATCGGCAGCGTCGAGGACCTGCAGCTCGCGGCGGCCTGGAACGACACCGGAACGGACGGCGCCAAAGTCCCGGAGGTCCTGCCGTACTGGGGTGAACTCGCCACCTCCACGGAGCATGCCCGGTCCCTCCTGGACGGACTCGGCGTCCCGGTGCTGGGCCTGGCCGGCGACCTCACCCTGGACGGATCCATCGGTTCACGCACCGCGTCCCTCCGCGCCGACTACACCGACGCGCCGGGGGAGCGCGGCAGCCTGTACATCTCAGTCGCCGACGCGGCCGCCCACCTTGCGGCGTGCTCGCTCCTGGGGATCCAGGCCGGCTTCCATGTGATCGGAGACGCCGGCCTGGACGCCGCCCTTGACGCGCTCGACCTCGCCGCGGCCGAGGTAGGGGAACAGCGCGTCCGGGCAGCCGGGCACCGCTTCGAGCACGTGGAACTGGCAGACCCCGACGCGATCAGCCGGCTGGCACGCTATTCCGTCACCGTCAGCGCCCAGCCCGTCTTCGACGCCCTGTGGGGCGGCGGCAGCAGCCTGTACCAGCAGCGCCTCGGCGACCGCCGCCAGGGCATGAACCCGTTCGCCAGCTTCTACGCCGCCGGGGTGCCGATCTGCTTCGGCAGCGACAGCCCGGTCACGCCGCTGCGGCCGTGGTCGAGCGTGCGTGCCTGTCTGGAGCACACCAGTCCGGCCGAGCAGATCTCCGCCCGCGCCGCCTTCCTCGGCCACACCCGGGCCGGCTGGCGGGCAGCCCGCTACCGGAACCCCATAGCCGGCCAGCTCGTCCCCGGCGCGCCGGCCACCTTCGCGGTCTGGGAAGTCGAAGAGCTCATGGTCCAGGTGGCCGACGGCCGGGTGCAGTCCTGGAGCACAGACCCGCGGGCCCGCACACCGCTGCTGCCCGCCCTGGACACCGGCACCGATCCGGTCTGCCTCCAGACCGTGCGGGACGGCCGGGAACTGTACACAAACGGTGCGCTCGGCGCCTGA
- a CDS encoding polyprenol monophosphomannose synthase produces the protein MRVLTIIPTYNELESLPKTLGRLRTAVPASDVLVVDDNSPDGTGQLADRMAAEDSQVHVLHRAGKAGLGAAYIAGFKWGLEAGYDILVEMDADGSHQPEQLPQLIEAVEQGADLAMGSRWVPGGRVVNWPLYRQAISRVGSTYARIMLGVKIKDVTGGFRAFRRTTLEKLNLDAVDSVGYGFQVDLAWRVAKLGLTIVERPITFVERELGASKMSGNIVVEAMINVTKWGLTARWNKLRGKQDA, from the coding sequence GTGCGTGTCCTCACCATCATCCCCACCTATAACGAGCTGGAATCGTTGCCCAAGACCCTCGGCCGCCTGCGCACAGCCGTGCCGGCGTCGGACGTGCTTGTTGTCGACGACAACAGCCCTGACGGCACCGGGCAGCTGGCGGACCGCATGGCGGCCGAAGACAGCCAGGTCCACGTCCTGCACCGCGCCGGCAAGGCCGGTCTCGGTGCAGCATACATCGCCGGCTTCAAGTGGGGCCTGGAGGCCGGTTACGACATCCTTGTGGAGATGGACGCCGACGGCTCGCACCAGCCCGAGCAGCTGCCGCAGCTGATCGAGGCCGTGGAGCAGGGCGCGGATCTGGCCATGGGGTCGCGCTGGGTTCCCGGCGGCCGCGTGGTCAACTGGCCCCTGTACCGGCAGGCGATCAGCCGGGTCGGCAGCACCTACGCCCGGATCATGCTCGGCGTGAAGATCAAGGACGTCACCGGCGGGTTCCGCGCGTTCCGCCGGACCACCCTGGAAAAGCTGAACCTCGATGCCGTGGACTCGGTCGGCTACGGCTTCCAGGTGGACCTGGCCTGGCGGGTGGCCAAGCTCGGCCTGACGATCGTGGAGCGTCCCATCACGTTCGTGGAGCGTGAGCTTGGCGCATCGAAGATGAGCGGCAACATCGTGGTTGAAGCCATGATCAACGTCACCAAGTGGGGCCTGACCGCGCGCTGGAACAAGCTGCGCGGCAAGCAGGACGCCTAG
- a CDS encoding RNA polymerase-binding protein RbpA, with translation MSDRSLRGMRLGAQSMETESGVEPAPRQRVEYRCEDGEQVFVTFSSEAEIPPVWVSKTGKEALLVDGERPVNSNEKAVRTHWDMLLERRTLPELEQILEDRLTILRERRGERRSA, from the coding sequence ATGAGCGATCGCAGCCTGCGGGGTATGCGCCTTGGCGCACAGAGCATGGAGACCGAATCCGGCGTCGAACCGGCTCCGCGCCAGCGGGTTGAATACCGTTGCGAGGACGGCGAGCAGGTGTTCGTGACGTTCTCCTCGGAAGCAGAAATCCCCCCGGTCTGGGTTTCGAAGACTGGCAAAGAGGCCTTGCTGGTGGACGGAGAACGCCCCGTCAACAGCAACGAGAAGGCAGTGCGCACGCACTGGGACATGCTGCTGGAGCGTCGCACTCTTCCCGAGCTTGAGCAGATCCTCGAGGACCGCCTGACGATTCTGCGCGAACGCCGGGGCGAACGGCGTTCGGCCTAG
- a CDS encoding SPFH domain-containing protein produces the protein MDIAIAIVLLVLIAFVIIVLVRSVRIIPQARAGVVERLGKYQRTLNPGLTLLIPFVDRLLPLLDLREQVVSFPPQPVITEDNLVVSIDTVVYFQVTDARAATYEIANYIQAVEQLTTTTLRNVVGGLNLEEALTSRDQINGQLRGVLDEATGRWGIRVSRVELKAIDPPHSIQDSMEKQMRAERDRRAAILTAEGTKQSAILTAEGQRQSSILKAEGDAKAAILRADGEAQAIQKVFDAIHKGNPDPKLLAYQYLQTLPKIAEGTSNKLWIIPSEVGEALKGIGGVLGAGTHAEAAPSPAPGAAPRPNPDGADRLGGAV, from the coding sequence ATGGATATCGCAATCGCAATTGTGCTGCTGGTACTGATTGCGTTCGTAATTATTGTGCTGGTCCGGTCTGTCCGGATCATCCCGCAGGCCCGGGCCGGCGTCGTTGAACGTCTGGGCAAATACCAACGCACCCTGAACCCCGGCCTCACCCTGCTCATTCCCTTCGTGGACAGGCTTCTGCCGCTGCTGGACCTGCGCGAGCAGGTGGTGTCGTTCCCGCCGCAGCCGGTCATCACCGAGGACAACCTGGTGGTCTCCATTGACACGGTGGTCTATTTCCAGGTCACCGATGCCCGCGCCGCCACCTACGAGATCGCAAACTACATCCAGGCCGTGGAGCAGCTCACCACCACGACGCTCCGCAACGTCGTCGGCGGACTCAACCTCGAAGAAGCGCTGACCTCGCGCGACCAGATCAACGGCCAGCTCCGCGGCGTCCTCGACGAAGCGACGGGACGGTGGGGCATCCGCGTGTCCCGGGTGGAGCTTAAGGCGATCGACCCGCCCCACTCGATCCAGGATTCCATGGAGAAGCAGATGCGCGCCGAGCGGGACCGCCGTGCGGCCATTCTGACCGCCGAGGGCACCAAGCAGTCCGCCATCCTGACCGCCGAAGGCCAGCGCCAGTCCTCCATCCTGAAGGCCGAGGGTGACGCGAAGGCCGCCATTCTGAGGGCCGACGGCGAGGCGCAAGCCATCCAAAAGGTCTTCGACGCGATCCACAAGGGCAACCCGGATCCGAAGCTGCTGGCGTACCAGTACCTCCAGACCCTGCCGAAGATCGCCGAAGGGACCTCCAACAAGCTGTGGATCATTCCCAGCGAGGTCGGCGAGGCCCTCAAGGGAATCGGCGGTGTCCTCGGGGCCGGCACGCACGCGGAAGCGGCACCGTCGCCGGCGCCGGGCGCTGCGCCGCGGCCAAACCCGGATGGCGCTGACCGCCTAGGAGGCGCGGTTTAG
- a CDS encoding NfeD family protein, whose amino-acid sequence MSEWLAENWWALWLTLFLLFAVVEMLTLDLFFIMLGGGALAGLIADFAGADLWLQIIAFCVVSLLMIGFVRPVALKHLHKGPADQRTNIERLIGESALVMEAVSESGGLVKIGGDVWSARSESGVLAPGQQAVVSAIEGATAIVAAQPESAIQ is encoded by the coding sequence ATGTCCGAATGGCTGGCCGAGAACTGGTGGGCGCTGTGGCTCACCCTGTTCCTGCTGTTTGCCGTGGTCGAGATGCTCACGCTGGACCTGTTCTTCATCATGCTCGGCGGCGGCGCCCTCGCCGGACTCATCGCCGACTTCGCCGGCGCGGATCTGTGGCTGCAGATCATCGCCTTCTGCGTCGTGTCGCTGCTCATGATCGGCTTCGTCCGCCCCGTGGCCCTCAAACACCTGCACAAGGGCCCGGCGGACCAGCGCACCAACATCGAACGGCTCATCGGTGAATCCGCCCTGGTCATGGAGGCAGTGAGCGAAAGCGGCGGCCTCGTCAAGATTGGCGGGGACGTCTGGAGCGCCCGGTCCGAATCGGGGGTGCTCGCGCCCGGCCAGCAGGCTGTGGTCAGCGCCATCGAGGGCGCCACGGCGATCGTGGCCGCGCAGCCGGAATCGGCCATCCAGTAA
- a CDS encoding putative RNA methyltransferase, with product MPPVPAFPLLCPVCRGNLRYGDGGTRNLVCGTGHSFDAAKQGYFNFLVGKGTVFEADSADMVAARFDFLSAGHYRPLAEAVAGLAAPALTPAARPAVLDAGTGTGHYLRTLLDWAARDRAARNPGPEQSVSRDRAPVAALGLDISKFALRRAARMNPEALNVVGDVWQPLPVPDSAVDVVTVVFAPRNATEFARVLRTGGRLVVVTPRPGHLAEIARRAGMLGIEPAKDERLAASLQQHFTPVAASDLDVELSLSPRDVANLALMGPAGHHLDLAALAALEAGLPPRTPVSARFRISAFTPIH from the coding sequence ATGCCTCCCGTTCCCGCCTTTCCCCTGCTGTGCCCGGTGTGCCGGGGCAACCTCCGGTACGGCGACGGCGGCACAAGGAACCTCGTGTGCGGCACGGGCCACAGCTTCGATGCGGCCAAGCAGGGCTACTTCAACTTCCTGGTGGGCAAAGGGACAGTGTTCGAGGCGGATTCAGCAGACATGGTCGCCGCGCGCTTCGATTTCCTGTCCGCCGGGCACTACCGCCCCCTCGCCGAAGCTGTGGCCGGCCTGGCCGCGCCGGCTCTGACCCCGGCCGCCCGGCCAGCGGTGCTCGACGCCGGCACAGGTACTGGCCATTACCTCCGGACCCTGCTGGATTGGGCTGCCCGGGACCGGGCAGCCCGGAACCCCGGCCCAGAACAATCCGTTTCCCGGGACCGTGCGCCGGTGGCGGCGCTCGGCCTGGACATCTCCAAGTTCGCCCTGCGCCGGGCCGCCAGGATGAACCCGGAGGCCCTGAACGTCGTCGGGGATGTCTGGCAGCCGCTGCCGGTGCCGGACAGCGCGGTGGACGTCGTCACGGTGGTCTTCGCGCCCCGCAACGCAACAGAGTTCGCCAGGGTCCTGCGCACCGGTGGCCGCCTGGTGGTGGTCACGCCACGGCCCGGGCACCTCGCGGAGATCGCCCGCCGGGCCGGCATGCTCGGGATCGAGCCCGCGAAGGACGAGCGGCTCGCGGCCTCCTTGCAGCAACACTTCACGCCGGTCGCGGCAAGCGACCTGGACGTGGAGCTGTCACTGAGCCCGCGCGACGTCGCCAACCTTGCCCTCATGGGGCCGGCCGGGCACCACCTGGACCTCGCCGCGCTGGCCGCTCTCGAAGCGGGGCTGCCGCCGCGGACGCCCGTCTCCGCGCGCTTCAGGATCAGCGCCTTCACACCGATCCACTGA
- a CDS encoding S9 family peptidase, protein MKSEHLPLLNSVSVPAVHPDGTRAVVSVTRPDFDADSYVGQLWSIPLDPHGPDQRPRRLTRGFRDTAPEFSPDGRTLAFLRSAAGGKPQLHVVEADGGEPQPLTAAPLGVGSFAWSPDSARIVFTSRTPAEGRYGSIDGVGAGSEDARLITDFQYRMNGLGYTADKPLQLFVLEVPALDAEPKVAPAGRAAKALGAAADPKGTAAAMLPAATQLTSGPADHDGASFSGDGGTIYFTAALHEGRDADLVSGIYAVPAAGGDPQPVTPANAGRQSVTAVRQSADGQWLFFLAQQLGPSGKDFVARNTALFAMPAAGGTATALSDAETMDLSASSRIQLRGAAAALVLNNARGTVELHEFGADGSHTVLLDGNRVVTGAAAGGGALVVSFSDPSTAGDVAVVDAGQPRRLTDFSEPLRRLAGIIEPQELTLPSSDGYPVHGWLVKPEGPGPHPVLLNIHGGPFAQFSVALFDEAQVYAGAGYAVLMCNPRGSAGYGQAHGRSIKERMGSVDMQDVLAFLDGAVEKFEDLDAGNVGIMGGSYGGYLTAWTISHDHRFRAAIVERGFLDPVSFIGSSDIGWFFGGEYTGRSAEQMAAQSPMARVDQVRTPSLVIHSEDDLRCPVEQGQRYFTALKQSGVETGFLVFPGENHELSRSGTPHHRRQRFDEILRWWARYLPSAGNPAPQSQQQA, encoded by the coding sequence GTGAAATCCGAACATCTCCCGCTGCTCAATTCCGTTTCCGTCCCCGCCGTGCACCCGGACGGCACCCGCGCCGTCGTGTCCGTGACCCGACCGGACTTCGACGCCGACTCCTACGTGGGCCAGTTGTGGAGCATTCCCCTTGACCCGCACGGGCCGGACCAGCGGCCGCGCCGCCTCACCCGCGGTTTCCGCGATACGGCGCCGGAGTTTTCGCCGGACGGCCGCACACTGGCCTTCCTGCGGTCGGCCGCCGGCGGAAAGCCCCAGCTCCACGTCGTGGAGGCCGACGGCGGCGAACCGCAGCCGCTCACGGCAGCGCCGCTGGGGGTCGGCTCCTTTGCCTGGTCGCCGGATTCGGCGCGCATCGTCTTCACGTCCCGGACCCCGGCGGAGGGCCGCTACGGCAGCATCGACGGCGTCGGTGCCGGCAGCGAGGACGCCCGCCTGATCACCGATTTCCAGTACCGGATGAACGGACTGGGCTACACCGCCGACAAGCCCCTGCAGCTGTTCGTCCTCGAGGTCCCCGCACTGGACGCCGAGCCGAAGGTCGCCCCCGCCGGGCGCGCCGCGAAAGCCCTCGGCGCTGCCGCCGATCCCAAAGGCACCGCCGCCGCCATGCTCCCGGCCGCCACACAGCTCACCAGCGGGCCGGCCGACCACGACGGCGCCAGCTTCAGCGGTGACGGCGGCACCATCTATTTCACCGCTGCCCTGCACGAAGGCCGCGACGCCGACCTCGTCAGCGGGATCTATGCGGTCCCGGCCGCCGGCGGAGATCCGCAGCCCGTCACGCCGGCGAATGCCGGTCGGCAAAGCGTCACGGCCGTGCGCCAGTCCGCCGACGGGCAGTGGCTGTTCTTCCTTGCCCAGCAGCTGGGGCCGTCAGGCAAGGACTTCGTGGCCCGGAACACCGCCCTGTTTGCCATGCCGGCCGCCGGCGGGACCGCGACGGCGCTCAGCGACGCCGAGACCATGGACCTCTCTGCCAGCAGCCGGATCCAGCTGCGCGGCGCCGCGGCCGCCCTGGTGCTCAACAATGCGCGCGGAACGGTGGAGCTTCACGAGTTCGGCGCGGACGGCAGCCACACCGTGCTCCTGGACGGCAACCGCGTGGTGACCGGCGCCGCCGCCGGCGGCGGCGCGCTCGTGGTCAGTTTCAGCGACCCCTCGACCGCCGGTGATGTCGCTGTCGTGGACGCCGGACAGCCCAGGCGTCTGACTGACTTCTCCGAACCGCTGCGCCGCCTGGCCGGGATCATCGAGCCGCAGGAGCTGACGCTGCCGTCTTCCGACGGCTACCCGGTCCATGGCTGGCTTGTGAAGCCGGAGGGTCCCGGGCCGCACCCGGTCCTGCTGAACATCCACGGCGGCCCGTTTGCCCAGTTCAGCGTGGCATTGTTCGACGAAGCCCAGGTCTACGCCGGGGCCGGCTACGCCGTGCTCATGTGTAATCCGCGGGGTTCGGCCGGCTACGGCCAGGCGCACGGACGGTCGATCAAGGAGCGGATGGGCAGCGTGGACATGCAGGACGTCCTGGCATTCCTGGACGGGGCCGTGGAGAAATTCGAGGACCTGGACGCCGGGAACGTCGGCATCATGGGCGGTTCCTACGGCGGCTACCTCACCGCCTGGACCATCAGCCATGACCACCGGTTCCGGGCCGCCATCGTTGAACGCGGTTTCCTGGATCCGGTCAGCTTCATCGGGTCCTCGGATATCGGCTGGTTCTTCGGTGGCGAATACACGGGCCGGTCGGCGGAGCAGATGGCGGCCCAGAGTCCCATGGCCCGCGTGGACCAGGTCCGGACGCCCTCGCTGGTGATCCACAGCGAGGATGACCTCCGGTGCCCCGTGGAGCAGGGCCAGCGGTACTTCACCGCCCTCAAACAGTCCGGGGTCGAGACCGGGTTCCTGGTCTTCCCGGGGGAGAACCACGAACTCTCGCGCTCCGGCACCCCGCATCACCGCAGGCAGCGGTTCGACGAGATCCTCCGGTGGTGGGCGCGTTACCTGCCCTCAGCCGGGAATCCGGCGCCGCAGTCCCAGCAGCAGGCCTAA
- a CDS encoding peptide deformylase, protein MSFDARPTDYSAARISETVQQILGAGILPHIVQAGHPVLRHVAAPYDGQLTDTELGHLIDLMRSVMHKAPGVGLAAPQLGIPLQIAVLEDQFPVDPDVASVRGREPLPFFAMLNPRYQPVGTTAVAFYEGCLSVGGLQAAVLRPETVQLDFTAPDGTQLQRTFTGWQARIVQHEADHVHGILYLDRAELRSLSSNAEYSARWAQPDITRARQELGFLPGPVDGS, encoded by the coding sequence ATGTCCTTTGATGCGAGGCCCACAGACTACAGCGCCGCCCGGATTTCCGAGACCGTCCAGCAAATTCTGGGCGCGGGCATCCTTCCGCACATTGTCCAGGCGGGCCACCCGGTGCTGCGGCACGTGGCCGCACCCTATGACGGCCAGTTGACCGACACCGAGCTCGGCCACCTTATCGACCTCATGCGCAGCGTCATGCACAAAGCCCCGGGCGTCGGGCTGGCGGCACCGCAGCTGGGGATTCCGCTGCAGATCGCCGTGCTGGAAGACCAGTTCCCCGTCGACCCCGACGTGGCGTCCGTTCGCGGCCGCGAGCCGCTGCCGTTCTTCGCTATGCTGAACCCGCGCTACCAGCCGGTAGGCACCACGGCCGTGGCCTTCTACGAAGGCTGCCTGTCCGTGGGAGGCCTGCAGGCCGCGGTGCTGCGGCCGGAGACCGTGCAGCTCGACTTCACGGCACCGGACGGAACGCAGTTGCAGCGGACCTTCACCGGATGGCAGGCACGCATCGTCCAGCATGAGGCCGACCACGTGCACGGCATCCTTTACCTCGACCGGGCCGAGCTGCGCTCCCTCAGCAGCAACGCGGAGTATTCGGCCCGCTGGGCCCAGCCCGACATCACCCGGGCCCGGCAGGAACTGGGATTCCTGCCGGGCCCGGTGGACGGCTCTTAG
- a CDS encoding NAD(P)/FAD-dependent oxidoreductase — protein sequence MADVLIIGAGPVGLFTAALLLQEGLEVQVLEQRRGPEPHSRAIGIHPPSLAALARAGAADALVAEGVRIRRGVAVARGKTLATMSFDGVSERFPFVLSLPQARTEVLLEQRVNELDGGALHRGVRVTGLCGDDARVSVEAAGPHGPARYSAPLVIAADGVRSGVRGLQGVGVRGKDYPDRYLMGDFADGTGFGPDAALFLAGAGIVESFPLPGRLRRWVVRLGPGDPAARDVQAGGRSPDPRWLAHCVRERTGHEVDEGSNSMLSSFGVRTRLARRMVSGRTVLIGDAAHEVSPIGGQGMNLGWLDAAALAPLVTAARDGQDIARRLRDFELARLRAAAKAARQAEINMALGRPLPDRLLAARNCAIGGVAAVPALNSLIARRFTMH from the coding sequence GTGGCTGACGTGCTGATCATCGGCGCGGGCCCGGTGGGTCTGTTCACGGCCGCGCTCCTGCTGCAGGAGGGGCTGGAGGTGCAGGTGCTCGAACAGCGACGTGGGCCGGAACCTCATTCACGTGCCATCGGCATCCATCCGCCGTCGCTCGCCGCCCTGGCCCGGGCCGGCGCTGCGGACGCCCTCGTGGCCGAGGGCGTCCGGATCCGCCGCGGAGTCGCCGTGGCCCGGGGAAAGACGCTCGCCACCATGTCCTTCGACGGTGTGTCGGAGCGCTTTCCGTTCGTGCTGTCCCTGCCCCAGGCCCGCACCGAGGTGCTGCTGGAACAGCGCGTCAATGAGCTCGACGGCGGCGCCCTGCACCGCGGCGTGCGCGTCACCGGGCTCTGCGGCGACGACGCCCGGGTTTCCGTGGAGGCGGCCGGTCCGCACGGACCGGCCCGGTATTCGGCGCCGCTGGTCATCGCTGCCGACGGGGTGCGGTCCGGGGTGCGCGGTCTGCAGGGCGTTGGCGTCCGCGGCAAGGACTACCCGGACAGATACCTCATGGGTGACTTTGCGGACGGAACGGGGTTTGGTCCTGACGCTGCCCTGTTCCTGGCAGGCGCAGGCATCGTGGAATCGTTCCCCCTGCCGGGACGGCTGCGCCGCTGGGTGGTCCGGCTGGGTCCCGGCGATCCTGCAGCCCGTGACGTGCAAGCCGGCGGCCGCAGTCCCGACCCCCGCTGGTTGGCCCACTGCGTGCGCGAGCGGACGGGGCACGAGGTGGATGAGGGAAGCAACAGCATGCTCAGCAGCTTCGGCGTCCGCACCCGCCTGGCGCGCCGGATGGTGTCCGGCCGGACAGTGCTGATCGGGGATGCCGCCCATGAGGTCAGCCCCATCGGCGGACAAGGCATGAACCTGGGCTGGCTGGATGCCGCCGCCCTGGCCCCGCTTGTGACGGCGGCGCGGGACGGGCAGGACATAGCGCGCCGGCTGCGGGATTTTGAGCTGGCCCGGCTGCGGGCCGCGGCCAAGGCCGCCCGACAGGCGGAAATCAACATGGCCCTGGGCCGGCCCCTCCCGGACCGGCTCCTGGCGGCGCGCAACTGTGCCATCGGGGGCGTGGCGGCCGTCCCTGCGCTGAACTCCTTGATTGCGCGCCGCTTCACCATGCACTGA
- a CDS encoding class I SAM-dependent methyltransferase, translated as MRATLLRQRAADAVEEMDLPGCDPGRLERTYAQFALINRALAGWHGLYREHVRPRLSADLRTELLDIGCGGGDVPVLLARWAARDGLLLDVTAIDPDPRASLFARSRHAGSGVTFRQATAADLVGEGRRYDLVVSNHVLHHLDGLPAFLAESATLSRGRVIHNDLRRSPAAYALFFAVSWVFTGSYIRQDGLTSIRRSYTATELAAAAPPGWTVARRAPFRNVLRLDAAAGRPRGPADRG; from the coding sequence TTGCGGGCAACACTACTACGGCAGCGGGCGGCCGACGCCGTCGAGGAGATGGACCTGCCCGGCTGTGATCCGGGCCGCCTGGAGCGCACCTACGCGCAGTTCGCGCTCATCAACCGGGCGCTCGCCGGCTGGCACGGCCTCTACCGGGAACACGTGCGGCCGCGGTTGAGCGCGGACCTTCGCACCGAACTGCTGGACATCGGGTGCGGCGGAGGCGACGTTCCGGTGCTGCTGGCGCGCTGGGCCGCCCGGGACGGTCTGCTCCTGGACGTCACGGCGATCGACCCGGACCCCCGGGCGAGCCTTTTCGCCCGGAGCCGGCACGCCGGTTCCGGCGTCACCTTCCGTCAGGCGACGGCGGCGGACCTGGTCGGCGAAGGCCGGCGGTACGACCTCGTGGTGTCCAACCACGTGCTGCATCACCTTGACGGGCTTCCGGCGTTTCTCGCCGAGTCGGCCACGTTGTCCCGGGGCAGGGTGATCCACAACGACCTGCGCCGCAGCCCCGCCGCCTATGCGCTCTTCTTCGCCGTGTCCTGGGTGTTCACGGGCTCCTACATCCGGCAGGACGGGCTGACCTCAATCCGGCGCAGCTACACCGCCACGGAGCTGGCCGCCGCCGCTCCCCCGGGCTGGACGGTGGCCCGCCGGGCACCGTTCCGGAACGTGCTGCGCCTGGACGCTGCCGCCGGCCGGCCGCGGGGACCCGCTGACCGTGGCTGA